GAAAGCCTACTACCCACGCCAATGCGTTTTTTGTGGACACCAACCTTTGAGGGATTGCACGTTGAGTAGTTCTAGGGTTTTTGCCGTCAATATCAGCATCAATGACAGCGTTAACAATCATGCCTCCAAATCTGGCACAAAAAAAGGCACCAAGAGCAATGAGAAATGTAGTTAGCATTTTTAGAGAAAGCAAGGAATTTTTATTTAGAGAGTCGCAAGAGAGGAGAGAGAGCTCAGCCTGGGCGAGCAAAAATGGTAGGGAGAACAAAGAAAAAAGCGGCTTAGTTAGATTAAAAAAAACTTTAAGTTTCACGAGAAAAACTCCATTTTTCTATAGGAGGTATATCTGGTAAGGCCATTAAGGAAAAGAAGACTTTTTACGGATGTACGTTGGATCAGAAAATCAATGACGAATCCCTTGAGGATTTCTCTTCCAAGCAATTTTCATATTCATTATTTTGACTTAACGGTTTTAATCTTTGATGTCCTAGTTTACAATATTTTTTTCGAGTTTTTTGTACTTTCACTTCGTAGCACTAACAGACTGCCAGAAGTACTTAGTTTTAATGTTTAGGATGCAATCCTCTAGGTTGGTATTTTAGGTTTTAGAGTAATGAGAGAATTAGATTTCATTCTTCGTCAAACAGTGATGCCCAAGGTCTCTGAAAGGTGTGTGAGCGAAGGCCTCTCCCCTATGTATTGTCTTCAGTTTTCCGAAGTGAGTCAAGAGAAGATGACTTTTGCAGCTTCAGTAATTGCTGTTATTTTGGGAGTCATAACAAACCTTATTTGTGTTTACTTTTTGATATCCAATACTCTTTCTTTCTCTTTTGTAAATGTAGTTTGTATAGGAGGCTTGACTTTAGGTTTGATGTCTTGTTTATACCCTATTTACATGCTTACTGTTCAGGCGTTTTCTAGGACGACAAGATTCTTACAAGCTTCTAATATTTTAAGGCAGGAAATATCGGCTTTTAAAAGTGATGCCGAAAAGACGAAAATTAATCTTGTAGCCAGCGGATCAGGGTGTTTTAATGCTGAAAAAACGATTCACTCCCTCTCTTATGTAAGGATAGCTTTCGCGGCGGTTAGCGTAGTTGTTGGAATTGGATTGCTGATAGCTGGAGTTTGTTTGTCAACAGCTTATGCTTCATTGTTGAGTAGTAATAGCATAGTTGTAGTGTCTTTTGTTTTTGCTGCTTTAGGAGTTTTGTCAATTTCTGGAGGGTTTTCTGCGTTTAAGGTACATATGCTGAGTTCGGAAGCCCTAGGATGGCTGCAATTGCTTGTCTTAGGCAGTTGCCTGCTCTCAGAGTCTAAAACGAAAGATAGTTTGGAAAAACAATTAGAAGAAGCCAACAGTAAACTTTCTGATATGATGCTAGAGAACTCCAAGCAACGCACACAGATTGATTTTTTGGAGAATCAGATAAGAAATATATCTTTCACGGATTCCGTGAAACAACAGGTAGGAGCCGCTCAGTTGTCCTCTTTGCAAAAATTGCGAAAGATAGTTGCTCAAGGTTCATCTTCCCTCTCAGAAATTCTTTCTGCGCTTTCTCACACTTTGTATCCCTCCATAAAAAGGGAGGTTGTTCAAGAGGATGAAGATAGACTCAGAGATTCGGAGGTTCAGAAATATAGTGCTAAAGAAGATATTGTTGATGAAGTGGATTCCATTTCGTTAGATCTCTACTCTGTTGATGTTGATCCAGACGTTTCTGAAACAGAGTCTACGTCCTCCGAAGAAGAATTTATTTTATGTCCGGAGGATACAGATGAAGGCGCGAGTTAGGGCGCTCGTCTTATAATGATTCCTTATAATTGATGTTTTTATTTACTGATGTATAATCTCCCTTTTTTCGTTTTTTAGGGGGTGTGATGATCTCAGAAGTAAATGATTATCAATTCGCTGCATCTGCTTCAGAGAGAATGAGGAGCCCCAAAGGTACATTTGAGTGCAAAGTATTTGGTGATAATTCTCTAGAAAAATTTAGGGTCAGCACATCTATGAAAGTGCTGGCCTTGGGTTTAGGGATTGTTCTTGTCGTTTGCAGTATACTTCTCTTTATCCTATTACCCATTAGTTTTCCCTATTATCTGACAGTGTCTTTTGGGATTGCAGCAAATTCTTTGGGAGTGGTTTTAGTTACAGTGGGTCTCGTATCTTTCGTCATCGAGAAGTATTTTTTTTCAAGAACTTCTGAAAAGTCTCAAGAAGAGCTTGTTCAAAGAGTATCTTACCTAGAGCTTAAAGAACAAGAGCTATTAGAAGAAAAGTCAGAGTTAAAAAGGAAGTATTTTGAAAAGTTTCAAGCACAGTCATCGCAAATTTCTTCTCTTGAAGAAGAAAAAGAGCTATATGCTGCAGAGTTGATTACTCTTCGTGTACGATGCGAGGATCTTTCTCAGAAAAACGTTGATTGCTTACAGAAAATAAGTTGTTTGGAAGATAAGATGGTACGTCAATCTGAGAGTGAAGCAAAGGTTGCAGAGCTATCTGCTTTGGTAGAAGTTTTAGAAACACAAAACAAAGAGCTCGATGATTGTTTGAACTCTCTAAGGACGTCTTACGAAAGAGACAAATCACGTATTCAGAAAGAATTGAATTTATTAAGAGATGAAAGAGTAAAAGAGAAGGAGTCCTCTTCGGACAGGTCTTGTAAAGAACTAGACAATGCTTTATCTGTCATAGAGGAGTTAAGCAAAAAAATAGAACTATTGACAGAAGAAAAGATTCAGCAAAAAAATGCTTCGGATATGGTTATGAAGCATTTAAGCGAGAAAATAACTAAGCTCACAGAAGAGAATTTTACGCTCAAAACAGCTCAAGAGAGTTCTATAGCAAAGGGCGAGACGATGCCAACTCAGGAATCTTTGGAAAAAAGGACAAAAGCAGAGGAACTTAAAAAGATTTCTAGTGGATTAGGAGATAAGGTAAGTGGCATCGTGGGTAACTTATTCAAAAAATCTGATAGTGGTGGCAGAGGCTCTGGATTGTAAGAAAATCCAACCGATGCGTCTAAAACCTTCTTCCTTTTTCTAGGACTCTTTGCAGAAAACTTTTTGCTGTGTTGCACATGATGTCCGTTTGTAATGTTATGTCGGGGACTGCCTTACAAATGAGCTCTTTTATTGCTCCGTAATCAGCAGCATTTTGGCACTCAGGGAAAAACCTATGCTCGTGAGGTGGTGAATAGAAGAAGTCTGCTCCTAAGCATAAATGCTTTATAATGCCCAAATCTGTAGCTTTTTGGAGATGTTTTGCAAGACTTTGGAAGTTCTGTCCAATAAAATCTTTAACCATGCACAGACCTATAACTCCTCCCCTGTTAGCAATTTCTTTAGCATGATCATCTTGAAGATTTCTAGGATGGTTGTGGACAGAAAAAAAATTAGAATGACTAGCTATAGTCATTAGAGTTGGAAGTTTATTAGCAGCGTAGTCGAGAATATCTTCAGTAAGCTTTCCTGATGCATGGCTTAGATCTACTGGAATAGATAGCCGATCTAGTTCTTGGAGAAGGGTTTTCCCATCGTTTGTTAGAGGTTTAGGTTCTAAAATTCCTCCTCCAAATCTGTTAGAAAAGTTCCAGACAAGGCTGACATATGCTAAAGGACCCTGCGCTAACAACAATTCCAGTCTAGCAATGACATTTTGCATTGATTCTTTTTCGTAAGCTATACCAGAGGCATTCTCTATCGATCGAATGATTAGTACGCGGTTGATAAAGGAGTCTTTTTTTGGAAGACGACTGGCATTGTATGTGTGTAGATGCTCGATAAAGGGAAATTTTTCAGGAAGAGAGAAAAACAAATCATTTTGTTTTTTAAGTTTTTTGACAGATTCAGAAGAAGTTTTAGTAAACAATGCGCACACCTGTAATCCCACATTGCCTTCCATTAATTGCTGAGGAGTACAACGCAAAGCTAGATTATTTCCTGTCAAGGAAGGGAGAGAAAGAAGATCGCAATGTAAATCAGATATAATCATAAATGGTTAAGGGCTAATTTTTATAAATCTGTTTGGATAAAGATTTTTAGATAGCGGAGGGAAAAAAGGAGAAATATTTTCGTCATATAGAAAAATGACTTCTTTAGATTGAGAGGAAATAGCCTCTCTCAGTAGTGAGTAATAGTCTTTGGTTGAAAAATTTAAAAAAATTTTTCTTTTAATAGAGGGATTTTTATTAATGTATGTTTTGACGTCTTGGAGATTATTAGAAACGCGGATGCTAACTCCAAATGACTCTGTGTCTCTGTTCGGGGGTTGTATTACTTTGATAGAAGTGCCTAAGAGTTTCTCCAAAGACTCCTTAGGTATAGCCCCTTGTCTCAGGATTATTAGGGGCTCTATAGATAGAATAGTCGACTCCACGCCTAAGGCACACTCCCCCCCATCCAATATCATATGAATGCCTTCAGGGAAGTCAGATAATACCTCTTGAGGCCTGACCGCCGATGGGAAATTTGAGTGATTGGCAGACGTGCCAAGAATAGGGTCTCCTAAGACCTCTAAAAGGGCCACAAGGACTGGGTGATTGGGAACTCTAACTGCCATAGACGCTCCGGTATTTTTACCAGGGAAAACAATTGTTAGAGGTCCTGGAAGAAAATTTTCTGCTACTCTTTGAAAAATATCTTTCAAATGATTGGGCAGATAATCAAAAACTTCTTCTTTACATTTTAGATAGAGGCCCAGAGGTTTTGTTGTAGGTCGTTTTTTTAGTTGGTAAATGCAAGAGATGGCCTCCGAATTAGCCTTTACACATGTTCCTAAGCCATAGACCGTCTCTGTGGGGAAAGCCACGATCCCCCCCTTTTTCAGGATTCTTGCTGCCGCTTCTATATTGGATGGGCTTGGACTTATAAGTCTTGTTTTCATGGTTGCCTGAGGGGACTCCTATCTCCCTGAAGAAGGTGTAGGTTATAGATTAAATAGCATTTTGATTCAATTCTTGACTTCTTTTTATATCAATTCTATCGTTAGCCCTTAATTAGGGATTTTTATGAATTATTCTTTTTTCAGAAAGCAAATAGCAGGCTTGGATGTTATCTTGTGCACAGGTGATCCTGGAGCTCCTGCGGTTGTTATGTGCCACGGATATGGTGCCTGTGCGGACAATTTTACTTTTTTACCGTCGTCTTGTGTGATTGAAGGTTTACGTCCCACGTGGGTTTTCCCTAATGGTATAGAGACTGTTTCGGATGTCCCCTCGGGAAGAGCTTGGTTTCCTTTGGATGTCAAGGAGTTGGATAGATTAATGAACGAGTATCCGGAGGAAGAGAGTACTGATTGTGTTTTAGACCTCTTGTCTTGTTCGAATTTATCCAAGGCTGGAGAATTTTTAACTAACCTGGTTAGAGAATTAAAATCTCAGTATCCCAGGGTTATTATGGGAGGGTTTAGTCAGGGAGCCATAATGTCTGCACACGTGGGGCTTTCGGCTGAGCTGCCCCCTGACGGATTGTTTTTGTTTTCGGGTGCTTTTGTGGGTAATCAGAAATGGGATGTTTACGCTAAGACCCAAAAAAAGAAGGCGCCTTTTTTTCTCACGCATGGAGAGTTTGATGGAGTATTGCCTTTTAAGTTAGGTAAAAGACTGTACTCTCTTCTCAATAAAAATGGTTTCATAGGGGAAATGTTTTCTTTTTCTGGGGGACACGAGATTTCCGAAGAGATTATTCGGAAAATGAAAGAGTATATTGTCCTTTGGTCTAAGTAAGGTTTTTCTGTTTTAGCCTTTCTAGTTGTAAAAAAATCCACTCGAAGCAGAAAGCTTTATTGGAGCCTAGAAGTAGTCTGTCCATGGCTGTTTGTAGTGTCTCTATGACTTCGTGTAGAGGGAGGATGGGTACGTTGAGGAGCTCCTCGTTCTTATAGCAAGAGGTATCTCCAGGTATCCCAAATTGATGAAACACCTTGCTTCTGAAGAGATCTAATAAACCCCGGATTAGCTTTTTTTCTGATAATTTTCCAATGTCAGCATTATTTCCAGATTTCGGTATTGAAGAATCTCCTTTGGGTTTTTCTTGGAAGAAACTAGCAATATCAATCAGCTTTAACGTTCCCGAAGCAAATGCTAGCAAAAACTTTTTCTCTTCAGAATTAAGGTGGTTATATTCCTTACAAGGAACTCTGATAGATCGGGTTCTAGAAACAACAGAAGGGAGCAAAGAATATTTTTTTACGGTCGTGAGAATAATAACAGCATGAAGGGGCGGTTCTTCTAAAGTTTTTAAAAAAGCAGTAATGGCAGGCACGCTCATGCTATCTATGGAATGGAGCACAAAGATTTTTTTCTTTGCTTCGAAGGGCTTAATCCAGATATCTCTTTTAATTTCTCTGACAATATCAATAGATAAATTTGAGGGACGATTATTTCCTCCATATTCCTGAATATCAGGGTGGATAGATCTCTCAAGTTTTATTTTAGCCTCTGGACAATCTCTTAGAATAATTCGGGAAGCGCAGTTGTACGCTGTTGATTGTAGATACTCCAATGATGAGCCATGAAATAATATTGCATGAGGAACCTCTCCTCTATCGATCTCCCTAAAGAATTGCTCTATAGATTCTGTCGAACTCATAATAGAAAAAGAGTGGGGATATAGGACAAAGAGGCTTCAAGTAGCTCTTTCTTTCCTAGAGTAGCGTCTAAGATTTTAATTCTTTCAGGAAATCGCTTAGCTTGGATTAAAAATCCTCTGCGGACTTTCTCATGGTAAGAGAGATTTTTTCTTTCAAATCTATCAAGCTCTTTCTGGTTACGTTTCCTTTTAAGCCCTTCTTCTACAGGGACATCTAAAAGAAAAGTTAGTTGAGGAATGAGGGTTTCTTTCCCCATGAAATTGTAACACAAATCAGAAACATAATTGACATCTAGTTCTCCGGCAAAACCTTGATAGACGATAGTTGAGTCGTGAAATCTCTCGCAGATAACTATTTTATTTTCTCGCAAGGCAGGGAGAATAACCTTTTGTACATGCTCAGATCTGGCTGCTAGAAACAACATTAGCTCCGTAACGCTATTTGGAGGAAAACTATGATTAGATAGAAGAATATCGCGAAGCTCCTCGCCCAAAGGAGTCCCACCCGGCTCTCTTGTGCAAACAACCTCCGCACCTTCGGTGGATAAGTATTTGAATAAAGAAGATGCGAGGGTTGACTTTCCGCAACCTTCGCCTCCCTCAATGGAAATAAATATGGGAAGAGTCATTAGACCTCTACTTGATCCTTTTTATTTGAAGTTTCTTCTTCCACAGAAGAGTCTTCATTTCCTGAAGAAATTTTTTCTATAGCGACTAGTTGATCTCCATCCTTTAAATGAACGAGACGGACCCCTTGCGTTGACCTACCCATCACGCGAACATCTTTCATATTAATGCGGATGGCTTGACCTTGTGCAGACATTAAGAGAATGCTATCGTTATCCGTAACAGGAAGTGCGCCAAGGACGTTGCCATTACGTTCACTAATCAGTATGGAGCGAACTCCCACTCCTCCCCTGTTTGTTTCTCTGAAGCTTTCTACAGGAGATCGTTTTCCAAATCCGTTGTCACAAACGACAAGGATAGAATCAGAGTCTGAAACTATTTCCCCGCTGACTACCCGGTCTTCATCACTTTTTAGAGAAACTCCCTTGACTCCTCTAGCCGTTCGTCCCATAGAACGAACCTTTTCATGAGGAAAACGTACAGCCATTCCTAAGCGGGTAAACAACATAACTCTGTCCGTGTCACTGAGGATTCTCCCAGCAGCAATCAGCTCATCACCATTATCAATCTCTAATGCACGAATGCCTCTCTTCCTAGGATTGCTAAAGGCTTGTAAATCAACCTTTTTAACTACTCCTTTTTTGGTAGCTAAAAAGAGGTAGCCTGGCTCCGAAAAGTTTCTAACTTTTAAGATGGCAGCTATTTGCTCACCAGGCCTGATGCCCTCCAAGAAGTTAATGATTGGCTTGCCTTTAGCTCTACGCTCTCCCTCGGGCAGTTGCCATACCTTCAGCCAGTAGCACTGGCCAAAATTGGTAAATATGAGCAAATAATCTTTTGTGGAGGCAGAATAAACTGCTTTTAGGTAATCGGAGCCTTTTTTCATGTCAAAGCCCGTTACTCCATGCCCTCCTCGACGTTGTTCTCGGAAAACTTTTACAGGCATGCGCTTCACATAATCATCTCCAGATATGGTGATGACCACAGGTTCATCAGCAATAATATCTTCAATATCTTTGATATCCTCTCCAATGGCCTCTATCTGTGTGCGTCTGGGTGTTCCATTAGATTTAACGATGTCTTGCAATTCGTTTCTAATGATGTCTTTGACTAAAGACTCATTTGCTAGAACGCTTCTATAGTAAGCTATCTTTTCTAGCAAATCATCGTGTTCTTTTTTAATTTTCTCAGATTCCAAACTTGTAAGCTGGTATAATCTGAGTTCCAAAATCGCTGAAGCTTGTCTTTCTGTAAAAAGAAACAACTCCATGAGTTTTCTTTTAGCATCTTCTTTACTTTCGCTTTCCTTAATGGCCTTAACGATACGGTCTAAATCTGCTAGAGCTTTGAGATAACCCTCTAGAATATGAGCACGGTTTTCAGCTTTGTTCAACTCAAAACGGGTCCTCCTTCGAATAACTTCCATGCGATGGCGTACCCAAGAAGAAATCATTCTTCGGATATCCATGGTTCTAGGAAGATTTCTATCCAAAGCTAACATGTTAGCTCCGAAGGTAACTTGGACATCCGTGAATTTATAAAGTCTGTTGATAGTAACTTCCGAAGATTCTCCTCGTTTAAGCTCCAGAACGACTCTGATACCTTCTTTATCTGACTCGTCTCTAACATCAGAAATACCAGATAATGTCTTATCATTGACTAGATCAGCAATCTGCTCAACAAGTCTGGATTTATTGACGTTGTAAGGGAGTTCGGTGATAATGATGCTTTCTCGATGACGCTCACTGTCTTCTTCTACTTCCAGCTTAGCTCGCACCCTGATTTTTCCCCTACCGGTTATGTATGTGGACCGGATACCTTCCATTCCACAGATGATGCCTCCTGTGGGGAAGTCTGGTCCAGGCATAACTTCCATAATTTGCTCTATGGGCACGAAGGGATCATCGAGTACCAAGAGAGTTGCCTCTATAAGCTCCTTCAGGTTATGAGGAGGAATGTTTGTAGCCATCCCTACAGCAATTCCAGAAGAACCATTACATAGTAAGTTAGGAAACTTGGAGGGAAAAACTGTTGGCTCTGTCTTGGTTTCGTCGTAGTTAGAAACCATATCAACAGTGTCTTTGTCTAAGTCCTCCATTAACTGAATAGCACTGTGAGTCAATCTGGCTTCAGTGTACCGCATAGCTGCAGGTGGATCTCCATCTATGGATCCAAAGTTTCCCTGCCCGTCTACCAGAGGGTAACGCATAGCCCAATCTTGAGCCATTCTCACTAAAGTAGGATAGATAACCCCCTCTCCATGAGGATGATAGTCTCCGGAAGTATCACCGCAAATCTTCGCGCATTTTCTGTGCTTAGCTCCAGGAGATAAGTTCAATTGCTTCATGGCATACAGAATCCGTCGTTGGGAAGGTTTCAATCCGTCGCGGATATCCGGTAGAGCTCTGGAGATAATAACCGACATAGAGTAGCGAAGGTAACTTTCCTTCATTTCCTCTTCTAGGTTTTTAGGAACAATAATTTCGTTTTCATTAAACATAAATAGCCGCCTCCTAAATGTCCAAATTATTCATTTTAATGGACAAGGCGTGGCTCTCTATGAAATCTCTTCTTGGAGGCACTTCTTCACCCATAAGCATTGTAAAGATATGATCAGCTTCTATAGCGTCTTTTAGCGACACACGAATCAACGTACGTTGATCAGGATTCATTGTGGTATCCCACAATTGATCAGCATTCATCTCTCCCAAACCTTTGTAGCGTTGAATTTCTATACCCTTCCTTCCTAGAGAACGTAGGTAATCGATGAAATCTTTTAATGTATGACCCTCATAAGATTGGTCACTAGAAACTATAGAAAATTTCCTGTTATTGGCTATTAAATAATCTTGAAGCCGCAGTCCATAATGAGATAGCTCTGAATTTAACTTATCCAGTGAATCTCCTTTATACAACTCTATAACTTTAGGGACTTCACTTCCATTGCTCTCCGCCAGAGACAACGCTTCATCTCTTTCTGTTTCGGAGTATAAGTATGTTGCAGAGCGGTTGTTATTGGCACTCATGTAAAATACAGGGTACCCGTCATTTTCCTTATAGGCTTCAAGAAACTCTGCAAAAGGAATAGCTTTTTTTTCTAGGGAGGAAATAAACTGCTCAACTTCCAAAATAACGTTAACTAAAGATTCTAGTTGCTCTCCTTTCAGCTCATTGATGTCACCAAAAGATACACTCGCTTCTTGTACTCCTAATGACAATAAATAGCTGTCCATCTCTTTTTCTGACAGAATATACCTAGAGGCTTTCTTTTTGCTTACCTTGTACAAAGGAGGTTGAGCAATATAGATGCATTCATTTTCTATGAGAGGAGACATGTGGCGATAGAAAAACGTAAGAAGCAGCGTACGTATGTGAGAGCCATCTACGTCAGCATCCGTCATAATGATAATTCTTTTATAGCGTAACTTTTCTAAGTGAAAGTTGTCTTTTCCGATACCACTTCCAAGAGCGGAAATAATTGCCCCAATCTCCTGGTTTTGAAACACTTTTTGCAGACGAGCTTTTTCTACGTTAAGAATTTTTCCTCTGATTGGAAGGATGGCTTGAAATCTACGATCTCTTCCTTGTTTTGCTGACCCTCCAGCAGAATCTCCTTCAACTATATAGATTTCACACTTTTCCGGATCTTTCTCTAAGCAATCCACTAATTTTCCTGGCAATCTAGCGCTGTCTAGAGCACTTTTTCTTAAAGTTAATTCCCTAGCTTTTTTAGCTGCTTCTCTGGCTTGAGCTGCTATCAGTACTTTTTCAACAATAGATTTAGCAATTTGTGGGTTTTCATCAAAGAAGGTAGCTAAAGCCTCGCCGGTAATCTGTTGGGCGACAGATCCTACATCACTATTACCCAGTTTTTGTTTTGTTTGTCCTTCAAATTGAGGATTAGGAACTTTTACAGAAATAACGGCAGTTAATCCTTCTCGCATGTCATCCCCGGTAAGGGATATTTTATCACTTTTCAGTAAATTATTGGCTTTAACATAAGCGTTCAATACTCTTGTAAGAGCTGTAGAAAAACCAGTAAGATGTGTTCCCCCCTGTCTGGTCGGAATGTTATTTGCATAGGAATAAATTAACTCTGAATACCCGCCATTCCACTGTAAAGCTGCTTCAAATTCTATCTCGCCATCGTCACCAGCTCGGCAACCGGAAATATAGATGGGGTCAGAGAATAGACTTTCTTTATTCTCATTGAGGTAAGAGACAAAAGAACTAATACCCCCTTCATAATAGAAAGTAGTCTTTTGAAATCCTTCGTCTCTTTCGTCTTCAAAATGGATTTTAATTCCTTTGTTAAGGAAAGCCAACTCCCTTAATCTTTTCATGAGTATGGACTTATCAAATTCACAAACAGAAAAAATTTGGGGGTCGGGATAAAAAGTAACTTCTGTTCCTCTCTTATCTGTTTCCTGTCCTTTTTTTAGCGGAGTCAGAGGTACGCCTCTAGAAAACTCCATGTGGTGAACGAAGCCATGTTTGGACACGTTTACAATAAATTTTTCTGAAAGAGCGTTTACGCAAGAAACTCCAACACCATGTAGCCCTCCAGAGACTTTGTAACTATCTTTATCAAATTTTCCTCCGGCATGCAATACGGTTAAAACCACTTCTAGAGCAGAAATTTCTCTTCCTAGCTTTTCTGATTCTCTTTGATGTATTTCTACAGGAATCCCTCGGCCATTATCGGCTATTGTAACTCCCCCGTCTTTGAGTACTGTAACAAAGATTTCAGAGCAATGCCCAGCCATAGCTTCGTCAATACTATTATCAACGACCTCATACACTAGGTGATGCAAACCCCCAACGCCTGTATCTCCTATATACATGCCTGGGCGTTCTCTGACAGCTTGTAGTCCTTCTAGAACTGTAATAGCTGAGGCATCATAATTTTTTTTATTTGCATTCATGACCTGTTCCAAAGAGAAAGTGAATTTTCTTAACTGGAGTCTTGGGAGCAATCTCTCTAAGCTGCTCCAACATAGACTTCTGATTTGTTTGTTTCAAAAGCGAAAACAAGGAAGAATTAGAAACTTTTACGAGAAGCTCTTCATCTTGGTATCCGACAGCTGCCGTCATCCCCTCGTACTTAGGGTCCATAACAGAGTGCCATGCTTTGATAAGTTTTTGGGGATTTACCTTCCTTAACCTTTCCAACTCCTCTAGGTACTGCGAAAGGACTTGACTCATATGCTTGATGGTTGTCGCCGTCTTTGATTTTTTTTTCGAAGAAGTTTTGGGATGATTTACTTTAGTTTCTGAGAACATCACTGATTTAGATTTTCGTTCCTTTTTTATTCTTCCGGAAACAAGTCGGCAAGGAAGTTTCGTCCAAAAGAACACTTTATATCGACGAGATAAAAAAAGCAACGCAATAACTAATGCCGAAGGTCGGAGCGAAGGGGCTTGACTAAAACAACCAAGCCCC
This sequence is a window from Chlamydiifrater volucris. Protein-coding genes within it:
- a CDS encoding dipeptidase, translating into MIISDLHCDLLSLPSLTGNNLALRCTPQQLMEGNVGLQVCALFTKTSSESVKKLKKQNDLFFSLPEKFPFIEHLHTYNASRLPKKDSFINRVLIIRSIENASGIAYEKESMQNVIARLELLLAQGPLAYVSLVWNFSNRFGGGILEPKPLTNDGKTLLQELDRLSIPVDLSHASGKLTEDILDYAANKLPTLMTIASHSNFFSVHNHPRNLQDDHAKEIANRGGVIGLCMVKDFIGQNFQSLAKHLQKATDLGIIKHLCLGADFFYSPPHEHRFFPECQNAADYGAIKELICKAVPDITLQTDIMCNTAKSFLQRVLEKGRRF
- a CDS encoding L-threonylcarbamoyladenylate synthase encodes the protein MKTRLISPSPSNIEAAARILKKGGIVAFPTETVYGLGTCVKANSEAISCIYQLKKRPTTKPLGLYLKCKEEVFDYLPNHLKDIFQRVAENFLPGPLTIVFPGKNTGASMAVRVPNHPVLVALLEVLGDPILGTSANHSNFPSAVRPQEVLSDFPEGIHMILDGGECALGVESTILSIEPLIILRQGAIPKESLEKLLGTSIKVIQPPNRDTESFGVSIRVSNNLQDVKTYINKNPSIKRKIFLNFSTKDYYSLLREAISSQSKEVIFLYDENISPFFPPLSKNLYPNRFIKISP
- a CDS encoding alpha/beta hydrolase; this encodes MNYSFFRKQIAGLDVILCTGDPGAPAVVMCHGYGACADNFTFLPSSCVIEGLRPTWVFPNGIETVSDVPSGRAWFPLDVKELDRLMNEYPEEESTDCVLDLLSCSNLSKAGEFLTNLVRELKSQYPRVIMGGFSQGAIMSAHVGLSAELPPDGLFLFSGAFVGNQKWDVYAKTQKKKAPFFLTHGEFDGVLPFKLGKRLYSLLNKNGFIGEMFSFSGGHEISEEIIRKMKEYIVLWSK
- the tmk gene encoding dTMP kinase, translated to MFISIEGGEGCGKSTLASSLFKYLSTEGAEVVCTREPGGTPLGEELRDILLSNHSFPPNSVTELMLFLAARSEHVQKVILPALRENKIVICERFHDSTIVYQGFAGELDVNYVSDLCYNFMGKETLIPQLTFLLDVPVEEGLKRKRNQKELDRFERKNLSYHEKVRRGFLIQAKRFPERIKILDATLGKKELLEASLSYIPTLFLL
- the gyrA gene encoding DNA topoisomerase (ATP-hydrolyzing) subunit A: MFNENEIIVPKNLEEEMKESYLRYSMSVIISRALPDIRDGLKPSQRRILYAMKQLNLSPGAKHRKCAKICGDTSGDYHPHGEGVIYPTLVRMAQDWAMRYPLVDGQGNFGSIDGDPPAAMRYTEARLTHSAIQLMEDLDKDTVDMVSNYDETKTEPTVFPSKFPNLLCNGSSGIAVGMATNIPPHNLKELIEATLLVLDDPFVPIEQIMEVMPGPDFPTGGIICGMEGIRSTYITGRGKIRVRAKLEVEEDSERHRESIIITELPYNVNKSRLVEQIADLVNDKTLSGISDVRDESDKEGIRVVLELKRGESSEVTINRLYKFTDVQVTFGANMLALDRNLPRTMDIRRMISSWVRHRMEVIRRRTRFELNKAENRAHILEGYLKALADLDRIVKAIKESESKEDAKRKLMELFLFTERQASAILELRLYQLTSLESEKIKKEHDDLLEKIAYYRSVLANESLVKDIIRNELQDIVKSNGTPRRTQIEAIGEDIKDIEDIIADEPVVITISGDDYVKRMPVKVFREQRRGGHGVTGFDMKKGSDYLKAVYSASTKDYLLIFTNFGQCYWLKVWQLPEGERRAKGKPIINFLEGIRPGEQIAAILKVRNFSEPGYLFLATKKGVVKKVDLQAFSNPRKRGIRALEIDNGDELIAAGRILSDTDRVMLFTRLGMAVRFPHEKVRSMGRTARGVKGVSLKSDEDRVVSGEIVSDSDSILVVCDNGFGKRSPVESFRETNRGGVGVRSILISERNGNVLGALPVTDNDSILLMSAQGQAIRINMKDVRVMGRSTQGVRLVHLKDGDQLVAIEKISSGNEDSSVEEETSNKKDQVEV
- the gyrB gene encoding DNA topoisomerase (ATP-hydrolyzing) subunit B; this translates as MNANKKNYDASAITVLEGLQAVRERPGMYIGDTGVGGLHHLVYEVVDNSIDEAMAGHCSEIFVTVLKDGGVTIADNGRGIPVEIHQRESEKLGREISALEVVLTVLHAGGKFDKDSYKVSGGLHGVGVSCVNALSEKFIVNVSKHGFVHHMEFSRGVPLTPLKKGQETDKRGTEVTFYPDPQIFSVCEFDKSILMKRLRELAFLNKGIKIHFEDERDEGFQKTTFYYEGGISSFVSYLNENKESLFSDPIYISGCRAGDDGEIEFEAALQWNGGYSELIYSYANNIPTRQGGTHLTGFSTALTRVLNAYVKANNLLKSDKISLTGDDMREGLTAVISVKVPNPQFEGQTKQKLGNSDVGSVAQQITGEALATFFDENPQIAKSIVEKVLIAAQAREAAKKARELTLRKSALDSARLPGKLVDCLEKDPEKCEIYIVEGDSAGGSAKQGRDRRFQAILPIRGKILNVEKARLQKVFQNQEIGAIISALGSGIGKDNFHLEKLRYKRIIIMTDADVDGSHIRTLLLTFFYRHMSPLIENECIYIAQPPLYKVSKKKASRYILSEKEMDSYLLSLGVQEASVSFGDINELKGEQLESLVNVILEVEQFISSLEKKAIPFAEFLEAYKENDGYPVFYMSANNNRSATYLYSETERDEALSLAESNGSEVPKVIELYKGDSLDKLNSELSHYGLRLQDYLIANNRKFSIVSSDQSYEGHTLKDFIDYLRSLGRKGIEIQRYKGLGEMNADQLWDTTMNPDQRTLIRVSLKDAIEADHIFTMLMGEEVPPRRDFIESHALSIKMNNLDI
- a CDS encoding DUF721 domain-containing protein, with product MFSETKVNHPKTSSKKKSKTATTIKHMSQVLSQYLEELERLRKVNPQKLIKAWHSVMDPKYEGMTAAVGYQDEELLVKVSNSSLFSLLKQTNQKSMLEQLREIAPKTPVKKIHFLFGTGHECK